In Maridesulfovibrio sp., a single genomic region encodes these proteins:
- a CDS encoding nickel ABC transporter permease: protein MNKILPSILLSVAVLLLLLSGLAYAGGDSNPFLTPKKETSASAGTGDRAGNSEIRVNIRTETAGSFYTALMTRITMAQKEIRDRLTGFSTEIRKNHFGKSFWLFLAFTFAYGAVHALGPGHGKSVVCAYFISRPGSILTAAFMSWLISVVHVGSATVTVCLAYLLLKNGMSGFENFNNHMQTASFLLIAAIGLWMTVEAVFSFRGRNCNCSNARGATLKETAAVAFVTGIIPCPGAAIILVYTLSAGILRPDLRQWSAWQPGWALPHPFLPSRQPAPAGQWSEQTFPVKSKTLIRSCPCSADW, encoded by the coding sequence ATGAATAAAATCTTACCCTCCATCCTGCTGTCTGTGGCTGTACTGCTCCTTCTTTTATCGGGTTTGGCGTACGCCGGGGGCGACTCCAACCCTTTCCTGACGCCCAAAAAAGAGACCTCGGCTTCAGCCGGAACCGGTGACAGAGCCGGTAATTCCGAAATACGGGTAAATATCCGGACAGAAACGGCCGGATCATTCTATACCGCACTCATGACCCGGATCACCATGGCCCAGAAAGAAATCAGGGACCGGTTGACAGGATTCTCGACTGAAATAAGGAAAAACCATTTCGGCAAATCATTCTGGCTGTTTCTGGCCTTTACCTTTGCATACGGAGCGGTGCACGCGCTGGGGCCCGGCCACGGCAAATCGGTAGTCTGTGCTTATTTCATTTCCCGCCCCGGTTCCATTCTCACTGCCGCGTTCATGTCCTGGCTTATCTCCGTTGTTCATGTGGGATCGGCAACGGTCACAGTCTGTCTGGCCTATCTCCTGCTGAAAAACGGCATGTCCGGGTTTGAGAATTTCAACAACCACATGCAGACGGCAAGTTTCCTCCTGATTGCCGCCATCGGTCTCTGGATGACCGTAGAAGCCGTGTTTTCCTTCCGGGGACGGAATTGCAACTGCTCGAATGCTCGCGGGGCAACTCTGAAAGAAACAGCCGCAGTGGCTTTCGTGACCGGCATCATCCCTTGTCCCGGCGCGGCTATCATCCTCGTGTATACACTCTCCGCAGGGATACTCCGGCCGGACTTGCGGCAATGGTCTGCATGGCAGCCGGGATGGGCATTACCACATCCCTTTTTGCCATCGCGGCAACCGGCACCCGCCGGACAATGGAGCGAGCAGACTTTTCCGGTAAAATCAAAAACTCTTATTCGATCCTGTCCCTGTTCGGCGGACTGGTGA
- a CDS encoding AAA family ATPase: MINLTGYENISLMLEGTDISLWRAVREDDGHPVLIKSPSSDTPSPRILAGLKNEYSIMEEIGFSGVFPTVTLFTTDNSLALVLEDRGYTMLDTLISENRIGVADRVKIALNAAKAVSKIHSKGFLHRNIQPSSIAVADDLSDSLLLNLQYGIRISDNSHGPATGIIPDENLPYISPEQTGRIRNGLDRRSDFYSLGATLYELFTGTRPFTSADPLELIHSHLAKMPQSPAVINPEIPEPVSEIILKLMAKSPDDRYQSDHGIIQDLKACLRILRDRDSYDFFAVGSQDISDTFMLPERLFGRTEETKQLLAAYSRAALGSSELVIVRGEPGCGKTALIKSLKRHVLKERGEYIRGKFDQFRGNRPYSAIVRAFQNLLRKKLNSPAPVMEAWKKRITGVLGANAGAITDVIPELEQLIGKQPLPPELPSAEDRNRFNRTFKDFIRVFPSMETPLLLFLDDLQWADTSSLQLIRKLLDDEETSYLIIVGAYRTGLPLNENILTELTGLEELDPNVETITLERLGLRHVQAFICRTLCADKDQTDGLARLVFNRTGGNPLFVHEYMRNLHRGGMIEFNKLENKWEWDLQGIRNLSMDGNIVEMMIDKIKSHPPEGQEILKTAACIGELFDLDTLTSVLDTPEDVISDYLAIAIREGLIVPEEDRLITHPIPGKTEPPRFFSFMHDRVQQAAYSMLDSREKTDLHLKIGRIMLKRFKESSMPDDVFETAAQFSLCLHGVTSKDEQADVARIFLLSGSKAMHSSAFEPAAEYISTAVRLFGADGWENNYRDTFDMYLDWFECVFLGGAAKQAEKIFRTILEHSAAKEDLAKANIAKIQLYFDKSRYQEAVGIGLEMLELYGIRIPSKPGKTDLALELFKTRMCLRKRSAESILNMPEMKDREKRQTMRLLMYTVAPAFMFNKKLVLFIVLRMVRLSLRHGNAPSSAYGYMFYAMFIAARFSDFNRSGKFAELAEKLNKRFDNTELEAKIAMLRGAMHDHWLAPLSLSISTLESAYQSGLRHGDNAYARYCAYFIVYYRFLLWESIDDVYNSSMKYSPFIRKNNNSLGNGVLDLAIQMGKSLQGRTFTPGYLDDEGFREVMLINMSRSSGSEVTEHWTGISKIITLTFFGCHSKALEYIERMYDRVEQTMFGMFIVPVFHLFSIINMAEVHRDSPPDISRKYLGRIGKSVDRLGRWEKSCPDNFRPMYSLARAEQSRLKGENSKALRFYEEAILSAQKTGANGFSGLACERAAYFHFSIGGKISGLALLSEACGHYGKWGATAKVKTLLRDNRQLLNSPGQLLMENQLQDKIQQPHSVDISAVIRASQAISGEIVLDRLLDKLIRIVTENAGAQKASLLLINNNNLELAAHAFVSETGITTIINPDQDRELYCKSIVNYVLRSRDNIVLRDAGAQGPFTIDSYVIRTRPKSILAMPVLNQRIMRGVLYLENNLTSGVFTEDRLQVLNLLCSQAAIAIQNARLYSELRESETQHRTLLESINVGAFRAEAVREGRLVKANRALSEIFGYRDWTEFRRIPLRSFFIDPQMHDRILEELLDEMIVRDREVNMRRKDGTPVWINMTVTLHRNGKNMENCIEGVLEDITEKRKARELEKEKVAADAANKAKSDFLASMSHEIRTPMNAILGMADMLWESRLNKIQRNYVKIFRNAGENLLLLINDILDLSKIEAGQINLEEIDFNIEEMFEDIGSIFGLRAQAKEIDFCWYIHPDVPRIITGDPTRIRQIIVNLVGNALKFTENGIITFEASITYEGLLRVLITDSGIGIPQDKLHFIFETFSQADSSTTRNFGGTGLGLSICTRMVESMHGGLFVSSEEGKGSTFAFVIPVGFPVQPEIPPPLADTIILVVDKNSACREFLCRGLTDIGAETVTADSLGEISSKAAEISLSRFEEKVIIIGHPDWTDDRFAIARTLKNGPCRDWKLIIIMDSKPQSRETSRARQLGAGWIHRPAHPAAVVDDIKFSNAYCMLPGETDDGQPSQTAAHHAKQDTKGEMTELHKTNSILLVEDSEDNRMVIDLFLQKTPYTITYAVNGQEGVEEYMNGNFDIVLMDIQMPVMDGYEATKAIRAYERDNGLAQTPILALTANAFREDEQRCLDCGCTAHMGKPVKKKELLRFLEDLLGPAE, translated from the coding sequence ATGATCAATCTGACCGGCTACGAAAACATCAGTCTCATGCTGGAAGGGACAGACATCAGCCTCTGGCGCGCCGTGCGGGAGGATGACGGACATCCTGTGCTGATAAAATCACCCAGCTCGGACACCCCCTCCCCCAGAATTCTGGCCGGGCTTAAAAATGAATACTCCATCATGGAGGAAATCGGTTTTTCGGGAGTATTTCCGACTGTAACACTTTTCACCACCGACAATTCTCTCGCCCTGGTGCTGGAAGACCGGGGATACACGATGCTCGACACTCTGATCAGCGAGAACCGGATCGGCGTTGCGGACAGGGTTAAAATCGCATTGAATGCGGCGAAGGCGGTAAGCAAGATTCACTCAAAGGGATTTCTGCACAGGAACATTCAACCTTCAAGCATAGCGGTTGCCGATGATTTGAGTGACTCGCTTTTGCTCAACCTGCAGTACGGAATAAGAATTTCCGACAACTCTCATGGCCCAGCTACGGGAATTATACCGGATGAAAACCTGCCGTACATTTCCCCGGAGCAGACCGGAAGAATCAGAAACGGTCTGGATCGCCGTTCGGACTTTTACTCTCTGGGTGCAACTCTTTATGAACTGTTTACCGGGACCAGACCTTTCACATCCGCGGACCCGCTTGAACTGATCCACAGTCATCTGGCCAAAATGCCGCAGTCACCCGCTGTAATAAATCCAGAAATTCCGGAACCGGTTTCCGAAATTATTCTCAAGCTCATGGCCAAAAGTCCCGATGACCGTTACCAGTCGGACCACGGCATCATTCAGGACCTCAAAGCCTGCCTCAGGATACTTCGCGACCGGGATTCATACGACTTTTTTGCTGTCGGCAGCCAGGATATCTCCGACACATTCATGCTGCCCGAAAGACTTTTCGGGCGGACGGAAGAAACAAAACAGCTTCTCGCTGCATACAGCAGGGCCGCACTAGGCAGTTCTGAACTGGTGATTGTACGCGGTGAGCCGGGATGCGGCAAAACAGCCCTTATCAAATCTCTCAAGCGACACGTCCTGAAAGAAAGAGGCGAATATATACGCGGCAAATTCGACCAGTTCCGCGGAAATCGTCCATACAGCGCGATAGTCCGGGCATTCCAGAATCTGCTCCGTAAAAAACTGAACAGCCCCGCCCCGGTTATGGAGGCCTGGAAAAAACGCATTACCGGTGTGCTGGGAGCCAATGCAGGAGCCATAACGGATGTCATCCCCGAACTGGAACAGCTGATCGGCAAACAGCCGTTGCCTCCGGAACTGCCTTCCGCGGAGGACCGCAACAGGTTCAACAGGACGTTCAAGGATTTCATCAGGGTCTTTCCAAGCATGGAGACACCTCTGTTACTTTTTCTGGATGATCTGCAGTGGGCGGACACCTCTTCTCTGCAACTGATCAGAAAACTGCTTGATGACGAGGAAACATCCTACCTTATAATCGTGGGAGCATACCGCACCGGCCTGCCGCTCAATGAAAACATACTGACGGAACTGACCGGGCTTGAAGAACTTGACCCGAACGTTGAAACCATAACCCTTGAACGGCTGGGCCTGCGCCACGTGCAGGCATTCATATGCCGCACCCTGTGTGCCGATAAGGATCAGACAGATGGTCTTGCCAGACTCGTCTTCAACCGCACCGGAGGCAACCCGCTCTTTGTCCATGAATACATGCGCAATCTCCACCGGGGGGGCATGATCGAGTTCAACAAGCTGGAAAACAAATGGGAATGGGACCTGCAGGGCATACGGAACCTGTCCATGGACGGCAATATAGTGGAAATGATGATCGACAAGATCAAATCCCACCCTCCGGAAGGACAGGAAATCCTGAAAACGGCCGCATGTATCGGAGAGCTTTTTGATCTGGATACGCTCACCTCGGTTCTGGATACTCCTGAAGATGTAATCTCCGATTATCTTGCCATCGCCATCCGGGAAGGTCTGATTGTCCCCGAGGAAGACCGACTTATCACACACCCCATCCCCGGCAAAACAGAACCTCCGCGTTTTTTTTCATTCATGCACGACAGAGTGCAACAGGCGGCCTATTCCATGCTGGACAGCCGGGAAAAGACAGACCTGCACCTGAAAATAGGAAGAATCATGCTTAAAAGGTTCAAGGAATCATCCATGCCGGACGATGTCTTTGAAACAGCCGCACAGTTCAGTCTGTGCCTGCATGGAGTGACTTCAAAAGATGAGCAGGCGGATGTTGCACGCATATTTCTTCTCTCCGGCAGCAAGGCCATGCACAGTTCCGCCTTTGAACCTGCGGCCGAATATATTTCCACCGCTGTAAGGCTGTTTGGTGCAGATGGCTGGGAAAACAACTACCGGGATACATTCGACATGTATCTTGACTGGTTCGAATGTGTTTTCCTTGGCGGAGCCGCTAAACAGGCCGAAAAAATATTCCGTACAATCCTGGAGCATTCCGCCGCCAAGGAAGATCTGGCGAAGGCGAACATCGCCAAAATACAACTGTACTTCGATAAAAGCCGCTATCAGGAAGCAGTCGGCATCGGACTGGAAATGCTTGAGCTGTACGGGATCAGAATACCGTCCAAGCCCGGAAAAACTGATCTGGCTCTGGAACTGTTCAAAACCAGAATGTGCCTGCGCAAACGCTCGGCAGAATCAATCCTGAACATGCCGGAAATGAAAGACCGTGAAAAACGGCAGACCATGCGGCTTCTGATGTACACAGTTGCCCCGGCATTCATGTTCAACAAAAAACTGGTACTGTTCATTGTGCTCAGAATGGTCCGCCTTTCGCTCAGACATGGCAACGCCCCCTCCTCCGCCTATGGCTATATGTTTTATGCCATGTTCATTGCAGCAAGATTTTCTGATTTCAACCGATCCGGTAAATTTGCCGAACTGGCCGAAAAACTGAACAAACGATTCGACAATACCGAACTGGAAGCCAAGATAGCCATGCTTCGCGGTGCCATGCACGATCATTGGCTTGCTCCCCTGTCCTTGAGCATCAGTACACTTGAAAGCGCGTATCAGAGCGGACTGCGCCACGGAGACAATGCCTATGCCCGCTACTGCGCTTACTTTATTGTGTATTACAGATTCCTGCTTTGGGAATCCATAGACGATGTTTACAACTCCTCAATGAAATACTCGCCGTTTATACGCAAAAACAACAACTCCCTGGGCAACGGCGTACTAGACCTGGCCATACAGATGGGCAAAAGCCTGCAGGGCAGGACCTTCACCCCCGGCTACCTGGATGACGAGGGATTCAGGGAAGTCATGCTTATCAACATGTCCAGAAGCAGCGGTTCGGAAGTTACCGAACACTGGACCGGCATCTCCAAAATCATAACCCTCACCTTTTTCGGTTGTCACTCCAAGGCTCTGGAGTACATTGAACGTATGTACGACAGGGTTGAACAGACCATGTTCGGTATGTTCATCGTGCCGGTTTTCCATCTGTTCAGCATAATCAACATGGCCGAAGTCCACCGGGACTCTCCCCCGGACATCAGCAGAAAATACCTCGGCAGAATCGGCAAATCCGTGGACAGACTAGGACGATGGGAGAAGTCCTGCCCGGACAATTTCAGGCCTATGTACAGTCTGGCCAGGGCCGAACAATCCAGACTTAAGGGCGAAAACAGCAAAGCTCTGCGGTTTTATGAAGAGGCGATTCTAAGCGCCCAGAAAACAGGGGCAAACGGTTTTTCAGGTCTGGCCTGTGAACGCGCAGCCTACTTCCATTTTTCCATAGGAGGAAAAATATCCGGGCTGGCGCTGCTCTCCGAGGCATGCGGACACTACGGGAAATGGGGCGCAACGGCCAAAGTAAAGACTCTCCTGCGGGACAACAGACAGCTCCTGAATTCGCCGGGTCAGTTGTTGATGGAGAACCAGTTGCAGGACAAAATTCAGCAGCCCCATTCAGTTGATATTTCGGCAGTTATCAGGGCATCACAGGCCATTTCCGGCGAAATCGTACTGGACAGGCTGCTGGATAAACTGATCCGCATCGTTACGGAAAACGCCGGAGCGCAGAAAGCCTCTCTGCTGCTGATCAATAACAACAACCTCGAACTTGCAGCCCATGCTTTTGTCTCTGAAACAGGCATCACCACCATAATCAATCCTGATCAGGACAGGGAACTTTATTGCAAAAGCATAGTAAATTACGTCCTGCGCTCAAGGGACAACATTGTCCTGCGTGATGCCGGAGCTCAGGGACCGTTTACCATAGACAGTTACGTCATCCGCACAAGACCGAAATCCATACTGGCCATGCCCGTGCTCAACCAGCGCATTATGCGCGGAGTGCTGTACCTGGAAAACAATCTGACCTCCGGGGTATTTACCGAAGACCGGCTGCAAGTGCTGAATCTGCTTTGTTCACAGGCAGCCATAGCCATTCAGAACGCCCGGCTGTACTCCGAACTGCGCGAATCCGAGACTCAGCACCGGACCCTTCTGGAAAGCATCAACGTGGGTGCTTTTCGCGCGGAAGCTGTCCGGGAAGGCAGACTTGTGAAGGCTAACAGGGCTCTTTCAGAAATATTCGGATACCGGGACTGGACGGAATTCCGGAGAATCCCCCTGAGATCGTTTTTCATCGATCCGCAAATGCACGACAGGATACTAGAAGAACTGCTGGACGAAATGATTGTCCGGGACAGGGAAGTGAACATGCGCCGCAAGGACGGCACTCCCGTATGGATAAACATGACCGTAACGCTGCACCGAAACGGTAAAAACATGGAAAACTGCATCGAGGGAGTGCTGGAGGACATCACCGAAAAAAGAAAAGCGCGGGAACTGGAAAAGGAAAAGGTAGCCGCCGATGCGGCAAACAAGGCCAAGAGCGACTTTCTGGCCAGCATGAGCCACGAGATACGCACACCCATGAACGCCATTCTGGGCATGGCCGACATGCTCTGGGAATCCCGACTGAACAAGATTCAGCGTAATTACGTGAAAATTTTCAGGAACGCAGGGGAAAACCTGCTCCTGCTTATAAACGACATCCTTGACCTCTCTAAAATTGAAGCGGGCCAGATCAATCTCGAAGAAATAGATTTCAACATTGAAGAAATGTTCGAGGACATAGGCTCCATTTTCGGACTGCGTGCCCAGGCCAAAGAGATTGATTTCTGCTGGTACATTCATCCGGACGTACCGAGAATAATCACCGGGGACCCGACACGGATCAGGCAGATAATCGTAAACCTTGTGGGGAATGCTCTTAAATTCACCGAAAACGGAATCATAACCTTCGAAGCGTCAATTACATATGAAGGACTGCTGCGCGTTCTCATCACCGACTCCGGAATAGGTATACCGCAGGACAAGCTGCATTTCATATTCGAAACATTCTCCCAGGCGGACTCATCCACCACCCGCAACTTCGGCGGCACCGGGCTGGGGTTGTCTATCTGCACCCGCATGGTGGAAAGCATGCACGGAGGACTTTTTGTCAGCAGCGAAGAGGGAAAAGGGTCCACCTTCGCGTTCGTAATTCCGGTGGGATTCCCGGTTCAGCCGGAAATACCGCCGCCTCTCGCAGACACCATCATACTTGTGGTGGACAAAAACTCGGCCTGCAGGGAATTTCTCTGCCGGGGCCTTACTGATATCGGAGCGGAAACCGTCACAGCAGACAGTCTGGGCGAAATCTCGTCAAAGGCTGCGGAAATCTCCCTTTCCAGATTCGAGGAAAAGGTCATTATCATCGGTCACCCGGATTGGACGGATGACCGTTTCGCCATAGCCAGGACACTTAAGAACGGGCCTTGCAGGGACTGGAAACTTATCATAATCATGGATTCAAAACCGCAATCCAGAGAAACTTCCAGAGCAAGACAACTCGGAGCAGGCTGGATTCATCGGCCGGCACATCCGGCAGCGGTGGTGGATGACATAAAATTCTCCAACGCATACTGCATGCTCCCCGGAGAAACGGATGACGGACAGCCCTCGCAGACTGCCGCACACCACGCTAAACAGGATACAAAAGGCGAAATGACGGAACTGCACAAAACGAATTCCATCCTTCTGGTCGAAGACTCGGAAGACAACAGGATGGTTATTGATCTTTTCCTGCAAAAAACACCCTACACGATAACATATGCCGTAAACGGACAGGAAGGGGTTGAAGAATACATGAATGGAAACTTCGACATTGTTCTCATGGATATCCAGATGCCGGTTATGGACGGCTACGAAGCCACAAAGGCCATACGAGCATACGAAAGGGACAACGGACTGGCGCAGACCCCCATTCTGGCCCTGACCGCAAACGCCTTCCGCGAAGATGAGCAGAGATGTCTGGACTGCGGATGCACAGCCCACATGGGAAAACCGGTCAAAAAGAAGGAACTGCTCCGGTTTCTGGAAGATCTCCTCGGACCGGCCGAATAA
- a CDS encoding peptide chain release factor 3 translates to MDTALKKEVERRRTFGIISHPDAGKTTLTEKLLLYGGAIQMAGTVKSRKANRHATSDWMAMEQERGISVTTSVMKFNYRDYEINLLDTPGHQDFSEDTYRVLTAVDSALMVIDCAKGVEMQTKKLMEVCRMRDTPIITFINKMDREGIDPFDLLQDIEDTLKIECAPLSWPIGMGSDFKGTYNIHKGELHLFSAVHGGGIQKGEVIKDLSSPRLDELLGDQADQLREELELLEGAGYPFDKERYLAGKQTPVFFGSAINNFGVQEMLDSFVELAPHPRPRATTTREVSPFENEFSAVAFKIQANMDPAHRDRIAFMRICSGKFTRGMKVRHHRIGKEVQIANATIFMAQDRTGVEEAFPGDIIGVHNHGTIKIGDTFTSKEELKFTGIPNFAPEHFRRVILKDPLKSKQLNKGLHQLAEEGAVQLFKPLGNNDNILGAVGLLQFDVIMSRLKNEYGVSALYEPVEYHTARWISSEDSRELDGIKKRYPRFVALDGDENLTFLAPSQWRLQQAEEEWPKITFHKTREHQ, encoded by the coding sequence ATAGATACCGCACTGAAAAAGGAAGTTGAACGCAGAAGAACCTTCGGCATCATCAGCCACCCTGACGCCGGTAAAACCACACTGACCGAAAAACTTCTCCTCTACGGGGGAGCAATCCAGATGGCGGGAACGGTCAAGTCCCGCAAGGCCAACCGCCATGCCACATCCGACTGGATGGCCATGGAGCAGGAGCGCGGAATCTCCGTAACCACCTCGGTTATGAAATTCAACTACCGCGACTACGAAATAAACCTGCTGGACACTCCCGGTCACCAGGACTTTTCCGAAGACACCTACCGGGTGCTCACCGCTGTGGACTCCGCGCTGATGGTCATCGACTGCGCCAAAGGGGTCGAAATGCAGACCAAGAAGCTCATGGAAGTCTGCCGCATGCGCGATACCCCGATCATCACCTTCATCAACAAGATGGACCGTGAAGGCATAGACCCCTTCGACCTGCTCCAGGATATCGAGGACACGCTCAAAATTGAATGCGCCCCCTTAAGCTGGCCCATCGGAATGGGTTCCGACTTCAAGGGAACATACAATATCCACAAAGGCGAACTGCACCTTTTTTCTGCCGTACACGGCGGAGGAATCCAGAAAGGCGAAGTCATCAAGGACCTGTCCAGCCCCCGGCTGGACGAACTTCTGGGAGATCAGGCCGACCAGTTGCGCGAAGAGCTGGAACTGCTTGAAGGAGCCGGATACCCCTTTGACAAGGAGCGCTACCTGGCAGGAAAACAGACCCCCGTCTTTTTCGGCAGTGCCATCAACAACTTCGGGGTGCAGGAAATGCTCGACTCGTTTGTGGAACTTGCTCCGCATCCCCGGCCTCGTGCAACAACCACCCGCGAAGTTTCTCCATTTGAAAATGAATTTTCCGCAGTAGCATTCAAAATCCAGGCAAACATGGACCCGGCACACCGGGACCGCATTGCCTTCATGCGCATCTGTTCCGGAAAATTCACCCGCGGCATGAAGGTAAGGCACCACCGCATCGGTAAGGAAGTTCAGATCGCCAATGCCACAATTTTCATGGCTCAGGACCGTACCGGCGTCGAGGAGGCTTTTCCCGGCGACATCATAGGGGTCCACAACCACGGAACAATAAAAATCGGCGACACCTTCACCTCGAAGGAAGAACTCAAATTTACCGGAATTCCGAACTTTGCCCCCGAACACTTCCGCAGGGTCATCCTCAAGGACCCGCTCAAGAGCAAACAGCTTAACAAGGGACTGCACCAACTGGCCGAAGAAGGTGCGGTGCAGCTCTTCAAGCCCCTCGGCAACAACGACAATATCCTCGGTGCAGTCGGGCTGCTCCAGTTCGATGTCATCATGTCCCGCCTTAAGAACGAGTATGGTGTCTCCGCACTATACGAACCGGTTGAATACCACACTGCCCGCTGGATAAGCAGTGAAGACAGCCGGGAACTTGACGGGATCAAAAAACGCTATCCCCGCTTTGTGGCTCTGGACGGAGATGAAAACCTGACCTTTCTCGCTCCCAGCCAGTGGCGTCTGCAGCAGGCTGAAGAAGAATGGCCTAAAATAACATTTCATAAAACCAGAGAACATCAGTAA
- a CDS encoding 3'-5' exonuclease gives MQIPEKYKRKFSKDEINELPLQQYDGPIRLIDSEEDVPAAIEEISRCGLLGFDTETRPVFRKGVSYPPSLIQLATDSCVYLLHLNHIPLSECIKTLLSSADIIKTGVAVINDVKELREVSSFEGRGFVDLGDLARSLEMQTNGLRNLAANLLGFRISKGVQCSNWGRKELTPQQITYAATDAWVSREIYLKFKELGVL, from the coding sequence ATGCAGATACCTGAAAAATATAAAAGAAAATTCAGTAAAGACGAAATAAACGAACTGCCCCTGCAGCAATATGACGGCCCCATCAGGCTGATTGACTCCGAAGAGGATGTTCCTGCGGCAATAGAGGAAATAAGCCGCTGTGGACTGCTGGGCTTCGATACCGAAACAAGGCCGGTTTTCAGGAAGGGAGTATCCTACCCTCCTTCACTCATACAGCTTGCCACAGACAGCTGCGTATACCTGCTGCATCTCAACCACATCCCCCTGTCGGAATGCATAAAAACGCTGCTTTCCTCAGCAGATATAATAAAAACCGGTGTGGCGGTCATAAACGATGTCAAAGAACTGCGGGAAGTTTCTTCTTTCGAAGGCAGAGGCTTTGTAGACCTCGGAGACCTTGCCAGATCACTTGAAATGCAGACCAACGGCCTGCGCAATCTGGCTGCCAACCTGCTTGGATTCCGCATATCCAAAGGGGTGCAGTGTTCAAACTGGGGACGCAAGGAATTGACCCCGCAGCAGATTACCTACGCGGCCACAGACGCATGGGTCAGCAGGGAGATATATCTCAAATTCAAGGAACTCGGCGTACTTTGA